The Sphingopyxis sp. TUF1 genome segment GCCGAAAATATCCTTGTCGCGCGCCACGGGTTCGACCGTGCCGCCGCCGCTTATCCAGCGGGCGAAGGGCTTCGGATTGATATAGCTTGGCGGTTCGCTTTGCGACACGAGATCCCAGTCACCTTTGCCGATATGAAGTTTCGCGGCCGGGAAATCGGCCAGCTGGCCGATATGGTCGAAATGCAAGTGGCTGATGCCGACGACGTCGATGTCCTCGGGCTTGATGCCCAGCTCGGCGAGCTGCTCGACCACGCTTTTGCGCACCGTTGCCGACATGTCGCCGTCCGCTTTGAACGCTGCGCCCTTCAGCGCACCCGGCAGGCCGGCATCCCACAGCATCAACTGGTCGCCGTGGCGGATCAGGTAGCAGCCGACGGTCAAATCGCGGCTTTGCCCCGGATAGGCCTGCGTATCAGAAAAGGCGTTGAGCCGGTTGACGCGCACCGACCCGCAATCGAGCCGGGTGAGGTTGAGCTTCGCATCGGTGGGCTTGTCCTGCGCAAGCGCAGGTGCGGCCAACACCAGCGCCGCCGCGATCGATGCCATAGCTTTCCGGATCATGCCATTTTGCTCCTGTTGTTGTTTAATCGATCAATTCCCGGACGTCGGTCAGCTTGCCGGTCACCGCCGCCGCCGCCGCCATTGCGGGGCTGACAAGGTGGGTGCGCGCGCCCGGACCCTGGCGGCCGACGAAATTACGGTTGCTCGTCGATGCGCAGCGCTCGCCCGCGGGCACCTTGTCGGGGTTCATCGCCAGGCACGCCGAACAGCCCGGCTCGCGCCATTCGAGGCCTGCGTCGATGAAGATGCGATCGAGCCCCTCGGCCTCGGCCTGCGCTTTCACCAGCCCCGACCCGGGGACGACGATCGCCCATTTGACGTTCGGCGCCTTCGTGCGGCCCTTCAGCACCGCCGCTGCGGCGCGCATATCCTCGATCCGGCTGTTGGTGCAGCTGCCGATGAAGATATTTTCGACCGGCACATCCTGCATCCGCGTCCCGGGTTCCAGCCCCATATAGGCCAGGCTCTTGGCGGCGGCGGCCTGTTTCGATGGGTCGGCGAAGCTTGCGGGGTCGGGCACCGTACCGGTGATCGGCACGACATCCTCGGGACTGGTGCCCCAGGTCACGCTCGGCGCGATGTCGGCGGCGTCGATCACGACTGTCTTGTCGTACACCGCGCCCGGATCGGTGGCGAGGCTCCGCCAATATTCGACCGCGGCGTCCCAGTCGGCGCCCTTCGGCGCATAGGGGCGGCCTTTCAGATAGGCGAAGGTCGTCTCGTCGGGCGCGATCAGCCCGGCGCGCGCACCGCCCTCGATCGCCATATTGCTGATCGTCAGCCGTCCCTCGATGCTGAGCGCGCGGATCGCGCTGCCGGTGTATTCGATGACATGGCCGGTGCCGCCCGCGGCGCCGATGACGCCGGTGATGTGGAGGATGATGTCCTTCGCGCTGACGCCGGGGCCGACGTCGCCCTCGACGCGCACTTCCATCGTCTTTGCGGGCTGGAGCAGCAGCGTCTGCGTCGCGAGCACATGCTCGACCTCACTCGTCCCGATGCCGAAGGCGAGCGCACCGATGCCGCCGTGGCACGCCGTGTGGCTGTCGCCGCAGACGATCGTCGCGCCGGGCAGCGAGAACCCCTGTTCGGGGCCGACGACATGCACGATGCCCTGTTCGGGTGCGACCGCGTCGATGTAGCGAATACCGAACTCGGGGGCATTTTTTTCGAGTGCCGCCAATTGCGCCGCGCTTTCGGGGTCGATGATGGGCAGCCGGTTGCCCGCCGCATCCTTGCGCGGCGTCGTCGGCACATTATGGTCGGGCACCGCCAGCGTCAGGTCGGGGCGGCGCACCGTGCGGCCACTCGCGCGAAGCCCGGCGAACGCCTGCGGGCTGGTGACTTCGTGGACAAGGTGGCGGTCGATGAAGATCAGGCAGGTGCCGTCGGCACGCCGTTCGACGATGTGCGCGTCCCAAATTTTTTCGTAAAGCGTGCGGGGCCGAGTCATGCGGGTTCACTTACGCGGCCTGCCTAACTTTGCAAGCGAGTGGCGAACGAAAACGCAATTTTCGGTCGTTGCGGCAATGATCGAGAGCCCTTTTTCCCGTCATCCCGGCGAAGGCCGGGATCTGACCCTATCGATATGACGCACCGGCGGGATTCCGGCCTTCGCCGGGATGACGAGGATAGGTGCATTGGGCGCTGAACACGCCTATAATAAATCCATGTCGCTCCCCGCCATCCTCGCTGTCGTCCTTGCCACCGTTATCGCGATGGAATTTGTCGCCTGGGCGTCTCACAAATATATCATGCACGGCTTCGGCTGGGCGTGGCACCGCGACCATCACGAACCGCACGACCAGGCGCTGGAAAAGAACGACCTGTTCGCGCTGTTCGGCGCGGCGATGAGTATTTCGGCCTTCGCGGTCGGCAGCCCGATCATCATGGGCGCCGCGGCATGGGAGCCGGGTACGTGGATCGGGCTCGGCATCCTCCTCTACGGCATCATCTATACGCTCGTGCACGACGGGCTCGTCCACCAGCGCTATTTCCGCTGGGTGCCGCGGCGCGGCTATGCCAAGCGGCTCGTGCAGGCGCACAAGCTTCACCATGCGACGATCGGCAAGGAGGGCGGGGTGAGCTTCGGTTTCGTCTTTGCGCGCGATCCGGCGAAGCTGAAGGCCGAACTGAAGGCGCAGCGCGAGGCGGGGATCGCGGTGGTACGCGAGGCTTTGACGGATTAGTCGTCGCCCCCGCGAAGGCGGGGGCCGCTATCGGCGTAGCACGGATTCCCAGCGGCCCCCGCCTTCGCGGGGGCGACGTATGTTCAAGCCGCCCGATAATCCGCCGTAATTACTCCGGCCGCCGCCAACTCAGCCTCATGGCCTTCCTCGCGCCACCCTTCGGCGAGCGCCTGCCGCTCCCATTCCAGCATCGCCGGATGCGCCAACATATGATCGACCCACGCCTGCCCGGCGCCGACGTCGAGGCCATAGGTGCGGATGCGGAACGCGACGGGGGCGAAAAAGGCGTCGACCGCGGAGAAATTTGCGCCCGCGAGCCACGGGCCGCCAAAGCGCGCCAGTCCCTCCTCGAACAATTCGCGGAGGCGTGCGACGTTGGCTTTAAGGGCGTCCGACATCGGCTTCGGCGTCACGCGCACCCCGATGTTCATCGTGCAATCGTTGCGCAGCGCGGCAAAGCCGCCGTGCATCTCGCACGCGGCGCAGACCGCCCAGGCGCGCGCGTCGGGATCGGTCGGCCATACTCCGTCGTGCCGGTCGGCAAGGTAAAGCGCGATGCCCAGCGAATCGTGGATCGTCCGGCCCTCGTGCAGCAGCACGGGCACTTGCCCGGTCGGCGAAAAGGCGCGGAACTCCTCGTAATTGCTCGGCTTGGTAAAGGGCTCGATGCGGTCCCGAAACGCGATGTCCAGTCCCTTCATCAATATCCACGGGCGCAGCGACCAGCTCGAATAATTGCGGTTGGCGGTGATCAGCTCGTACATGCTTCGCGCTCCTGGGCCAGG includes the following:
- a CDS encoding N-acyl homoserine lactonase family protein: MIRKAMASIAAALVLAAPALAQDKPTDAKLNLTRLDCGSVRVNRLNAFSDTQAYPGQSRDLTVGCYLIRHGDQLMLWDAGLPGALKGAAFKADGDMSATVRKSVVEQLAELGIKPEDIDVVGISHLHFDHIGQLADFPAAKLHIGKGDWDLVSQSEPPSYINPKPFARWISGGGTVEPVARDKDIFGDGRVVMLDMPGHTPGHHTLLVRLAGMGPVLLSGDQAHFQENYDSNGVPEFNTDRAQTLASFDRFKALAKNLGATVIIQHESRDIAKLPPFPKAAE
- the leuC gene encoding 3-isopropylmalate dehydratase large subunit; its protein translation is MTRPRTLYEKIWDAHIVERRADGTCLIFIDRHLVHEVTSPQAFAGLRASGRTVRRPDLTLAVPDHNVPTTPRKDAAGNRLPIIDPESAAQLAALEKNAPEFGIRYIDAVAPEQGIVHVVGPEQGFSLPGATIVCGDSHTACHGGIGALAFGIGTSEVEHVLATQTLLLQPAKTMEVRVEGDVGPGVSAKDIILHITGVIGAAGGTGHVIEYTGSAIRALSIEGRLTISNMAIEGGARAGLIAPDETTFAYLKGRPYAPKGADWDAAVEYWRSLATDPGAVYDKTVVIDAADIAPSVTWGTSPEDVVPITGTVPDPASFADPSKQAAAAKSLAYMGLEPGTRMQDVPVENIFIGSCTNSRIEDMRAAAAVLKGRTKAPNVKWAIVVPGSGLVKAQAEAEGLDRIFIDAGLEWREPGCSACLAMNPDKVPAGERCASTSNRNFVGRQGPGARTHLVSPAMAAAAAVTGKLTDVRELID
- a CDS encoding sterol desaturase family protein — encoded protein: MSLPAILAVVLATVIAMEFVAWASHKYIMHGFGWAWHRDHHEPHDQALEKNDLFALFGAAMSISAFAVGSPIIMGAAAWEPGTWIGLGILLYGIIYTLVHDGLVHQRYFRWVPRRGYAKRLVQAHKLHHATIGKEGGVSFGFVFARDPAKLKAELKAQREAGIAVVREALTD
- a CDS encoding glutathione S-transferase family protein; translation: MYELITANRNYSSWSLRPWILMKGLDIAFRDRIEPFTKPSNYEEFRAFSPTGQVPVLLHEGRTIHDSLGIALYLADRHDGVWPTDPDARAWAVCAACEMHGGFAALRNDCTMNIGVRVTPKPMSDALKANVARLRELFEEGLARFGGPWLAGANFSAVDAFFAPVAFRIRTYGLDVGAGQAWVDHMLAHPAMLEWERQALAEGWREEGHEAELAAAGVITADYRAA